AAAGGTTTCGGCACTCTTGTAAGTTTGGCGGGTCGCTTCATCTGCCAGGGCCTGCACGGACAGCCTCAAAGATTCGTGGGCGGCGAGCCGGGTTTTATCCCTCATCAGGCTATGCCCATGATCGTGCGCGCCGAGGATGCGAGCAGCTGCGTCCTGGTCATACCAAAGGGTGCTGAGCTTCGCTTGAAACCTTTGCAGTAAGGTGAGGGAAAAACAGCGGTCTGCGTGAGTGGAATTGATCAGGTGCAAAACTGGCAAAAACACTCAGCCAGCCCCCTTGGGGTCCTGTGCTCTCTATTCACTTGAAAATGGGTTTTAAAGGGCGTGAAGGCGAGGGGAAAGGCTCCCGTTCAACAGGTGAACTGAGGAGCCATGGCGAGCTTATTTCACAGCTTCTTTCAGCTCTTTGCCCGGACGGAACACTGGAACTTTGCGAGCAGGAATTTGGATCTCTTCACCTGTCTGTGGGTTGCGACCCATACGAGCCTTGCGGTTCGAGACAGAGAAAGTGCCAAAGCCAACCAGCTTCACGCCATCTTTCTTTTTGATGTTCTTAGTGACGACTTCGATGAAAGCGTCCAAAGACTTCTCAGTGTCGGATTTGGTCAGGCCTGTGACTTTGGTCATTGCTTCAACCAACTCGGCTTTGTTCATGGAAACCTCCAATGGCTTGAATCGAAATGGAACTTGGGTACGCAGCTAAAGGTTTACAGGCTATGCGTTTGTTGTCAAGATTTAGTATCTTGGCAGACATTTTTTTTAGCTTTTGTGCAGGGTGCTCGTCAAGAATTTGGTAATTTGCATATTCAGGTTTTACAATTTCTCCAGACTCCAGGGCTTCACATAGTCTCTCAAAGCCCGCCAGGAGCCTAGTCTGGGACCATGAGGTAAGCAACATGATGCGCAGTCTTCTCTGCTTCCTGGTCATCTGTGTGTATAGTATGAGCACCCTGGCAAAGCCCAGGACCCTTGATCGGCTTATACTCGAGATCAATGGCAAGTCTTACAGTCAGAGGCAGATGGAAGTCTACCAGGCTCTTCGCACTATAGCTGCAGGCGAGCCATCTGACAAGGGTTTGCCGGGGCCGGACACTTGGTCTTCAGCGATCGATAGTTTCCGAGTTGAGATGATGATCTACATAAATATCGAAAATGATGCAGAGAAGATGGAAAAGCTCCCGGTCGATAGCAAAGCCATAAGGCAGGTGCAGGAAAAGCTGGAGGCCTTGGTGGCCACCGATGACAAATGGCGTGACTTCCACCGTCGCTACTCGATCAGTGATAGGGAAGTGACGGAACACCTCATTCGAATGTTTAAGGTGCAGGCTTATCTCGAAAGCCGTGGACGGCCTGCTACACCTGGGCAGGGCGTCTCAACGGGTTACCGAAAAATTGATGTCACCGAATCCTGGTTTGTGACACTCTTCCATGCCACCCCGCATCGCCTCTATGATCGGGCACGGAGCTATCAGGTCATTGAACCCTTGGGGGGATGAAGGTTGGACAGGACAGTCGAAGTGAAATTTTATCAAGGGACAGTGGAAGAAAAAGAAGGGCTCGCTCGCGTTTGTCAGGAATGGGCCGCGGAAGAATTCTGGCCCTATGAGGAATTTCTGGTGTCACTCAAGATTCCAGGCACCTTTCTCCTGTTTCAGTCGGAGAACAATCAATGGCTTTCCCTTGCCCTTGGCCGGGCGATGGGTGGGGAAACCGAGCTTTTTTATATCTATGTGAGCACAAAAGCGAGGCGCCGTGGACTTGCGGATGCGCTGCTCGCCGTTTTCTGCGATCATGCCCAGCGCGACTGGTCCTGTGAAAGGGTCATGCTGGAAGTTCGGACGAGCAATCTTCCTGCGCAAAGACTCTATGAAAAGCATGGGTTCGAGAAAGTGGCTGTTCGGAAGCGTTACTATCAGAACGGCGAAGACGCACTGATCTATGAAAAGGCCTTCAAAGCCGTTGACGGATAATTCAGGTCCTTGTTTCCAAATCATGGGCGAGTGTATTCAGAAAGGTCAACGCAGGTGGGGGACCAGGCAGCGAGATCGAGGAATGGTGACGTTTGGAAACAAAGACCTCATCAACCATACAAAAGCATGGTCTTCCTTGCAACTTGAAAAAGGACAATTAAAACATGTCAGCTTCGATGCAGACATCAGCCGCGCATCTGCTGGTTTTGGTGCCTGTCTATAATCACGCGGCCACGCTGGGCAAGGTTTTGCGTGAACTCAGCACGGTGAATCTGCCGATCCTTGTTGTCGACGACGGCAGCACGGATGGAATCGAGGCTGTGCTCATCGACTTCCCGCAGCACACCATTTTGAAACATCAGACGAACCGCGGCAAAGGCGAGGCCCTGCGTACCGGTATGCAATGGGCCATGAGCCAGGGCTTTACGGCTGTGCTGACCTTCGATGCGGACGGCCAGCACAGGGTCGCTGATATTCCCAAACTCCTGTCTGCGTGGCGCGAGGACCCTGAGGCGATCACGATCGGAGTCAGGGATTTCAAGGCCGCAGCCAGTGGATCTGTGCCCTTCGGATCAAAAATTGGGCGTTTCCTCTCGAATCTCTTTGTATGGGTCGAGACTGGTCAGGCCATGCAGGATACGCAGTCGGGGCTTCGCATCTATGGGCTGCATCGGCGGCTGCTGCGGAGTCTGAAGGCTCAGCGCTATCATTTCGAAGTCGAAATCCTGGTGCGTGCGGTGTGGATGGGGCTCAACGTTCACACTGTTCCGGTCGGTGTGATCTATCCGCGTCCTGAAGAGCGCATTTCACATTTTCGCGTGTGGGTCGACACCCTGCGCATGGCGGGCCTGCATTGCCAATTTTTAGGGCTGCGGCTTTTCATGCTGCTGGGACTTTACCAGCAAAGGCCCTTGAAAAGTCCCGAAGAGATCGGTGGGGTCGGGGTCATAGCCTGGCTCGTCCAGAGGCTCGGGATTCGCTTCTGTTATACACTTATGATCCTGCCGGTGATGTTCATCTTCCTCAAGGAAAGCTCGCGGCGAGCGGCGATTATGGAATTTCATGCTCAGCTTAGGCCCGCTGCGAGTCGATGGAATCGGCTGAAAGCGAGTCTCAGCAACTTCTGGTATTTCGGGATGAGTCTTTTGGATCGTTTGAATCCTGCGGGCAATTCGAGCATCCTGGCCCCGGCGAGCCTGAGCGAGGAAACCTGGAAGCATTTGCTCGGACAGGGCAGCATCTTTGTGGGCGCACACTATGGCGATTGGTTTTTGGTCGCTTTGCATAAACGCGACGTCTTCGATCGGCCCATGGGGCTTGTCATGGATCCGCGCGGAACGCCGGAGTTCATGGACAAGGTCATGGAGCTTTATGGCGATCGGATTCGCATCATAGATCCTTTCCAGGAGCCCTTGGCCTTTGCCCTGGAGGTGAAACAAATTCTGGACGAGCGCGGGAACGTCTGTTTTTTGGGTGACAGGCTTCAGGGTAAAGCTCGGGAATACACGGTGAGTCTGCCTTTCCTGGGCAAGGAAGCCGCGTTTCTGCAAGCGCCTTTTGATTTGGCTCTGCGCCTTCGGGTTCCCGTTCTTTATTTTGGCTGCACCAAACAGGGCATCACGCCTGCAGCCCCTTATCAGATTTTTCTTCATTCCATCTACGACGGACGGGAGCGTTTGCCGGCCAGGGCCCTGGTCGAACGCTACGTCAGGCATCTGGAAT
This window of the Oligoflexus sp. genome carries:
- a CDS encoding HU family DNA-binding protein, with amino-acid sequence MNKAELVEAMTKVTGLTKSDTEKSLDAFIEVVTKNIKKKDGVKLVGFGTFSVSNRKARMGRNPQTGEEIQIPARKVPVFRPGKELKEAVK
- a CDS encoding GNAT family N-acetyltransferase — protein: MKFYQGTVEEKEGLARVCQEWAAEEFWPYEEFLVSLKIPGTFLLFQSENNQWLSLALGRAMGGETELFYIYVSTKARRRGLADALLAVFCDHAQRDWSCERVMLEVRTSNLPAQRLYEKHGFEKVAVRKRYYQNGEDALIYEKAFKAVDG
- a CDS encoding glycosyltransferase family 2 protein, which produces MSASMQTSAAHLLVLVPVYNHAATLGKVLRELSTVNLPILVVDDGSTDGIEAVLIDFPQHTILKHQTNRGKGEALRTGMQWAMSQGFTAVLTFDADGQHRVADIPKLLSAWREDPEAITIGVRDFKAAASGSVPFGSKIGRFLSNLFVWVETGQAMQDTQSGLRIYGLHRRLLRSLKAQRYHFEVEILVRAVWMGLNVHTVPVGVIYPRPEERISHFRVWVDTLRMAGLHCQFLGLRLFMLLGLYQQRPLKSPEEIGGVGVIAWLVQRLGIRFCYTLMILPVMFIFLKESSRRAAIMEFHAQLRPAASRWNRLKASLSNFWYFGMSLLDRLNPAGNSSILAPASLSEETWKHLLGQGSIFVGAHYGDWFLVALHKRDVFDRPMGLVMDPRGTPEFMDKVMELYGDRIRIIDPFQEPLAFALEVKQILDERGNVCFLGDRLQGKAREYTVSLPFLGKEAAFLQAPFDLALRLRVPVLYFGCTKQGITPAAPYQIFLHSIYDGRERLPARALVERYVRHLESQVQTAPQHWFNFIPFWRQLETERA